One segment of Pseudomonas sp. FP2196 DNA contains the following:
- the rpoA gene encoding DNA-directed RNA polymerase subunit alpha has protein sequence MQISVNEFLTPRHIDVQVVSPTRAKITLEPLERGFGHTLGNALRRILLSSMPGCAVVEAEIDGVLHEYSAIEGVQEDVIEILLNLKGLAIKLHGRDEVTLTLSKKGSGVVTAADIQLDHDVEIVNPDHVIANLASNGALNMKLTVARGRGYEPADSRQSDEDESRSIGRLQLDSSFSPVRRIAYVVENARVEQRTNLDKLVIDLETNGTLDPEEAIRRAATILQQQLAAFVDLKGDSEPVVVEQEDEIDPILLRPVDDLELTVRSANCLKAENIYYIGDLIQRTEVELLKTPNLGKKSLTEIKDVLASRGLSLGMRLDNWPPASLKKDDKATA, from the coding sequence ATGCAGATTTCGGTAAATGAGTTCCTGACACCCCGCCACATTGATGTGCAGGTTGTCAGTCCAACCCGCGCCAAGATCACTCTCGAGCCTCTCGAGCGTGGTTTTGGCCACACCCTGGGCAACGCGCTGCGACGCATCCTGTTGTCCTCAATGCCCGGCTGCGCAGTAGTCGAGGCCGAGATTGACGGTGTGCTCCACGAGTACAGCGCCATCGAAGGTGTACAGGAAGACGTAATTGAAATCCTGTTGAACCTTAAAGGTCTGGCCATCAAGCTGCACGGTCGTGACGAAGTTACGCTGACCTTGTCGAAGAAGGGTTCGGGGGTGGTTACCGCTGCCGATATTCAGCTGGATCATGATGTCGAGATCGTTAATCCCGATCACGTAATCGCTAACCTGGCGTCTAACGGCGCCCTGAACATGAAGCTCACTGTAGCTCGTGGTCGTGGTTATGAACCAGCCGACTCGCGTCAGAGCGATGAAGACGAAAGCCGCAGCATCGGTCGCTTGCAGCTTGACTCTTCGTTCAGCCCGGTTCGCCGTATTGCATACGTGGTGGAAAACGCCCGTGTCGAGCAGCGTACCAACCTGGACAAGCTGGTTATTGATCTGGAAACCAACGGTACTCTGGATCCTGAAGAGGCTATCCGCCGCGCTGCAACCATTCTGCAACAGCAGTTGGCTGCGTTCGTCGACCTCAAGGGTGACAGTGAGCCAGTGGTTGTCGAGCAGGAAGACGAGATCGATCCGATCCTGCTTCGCCCGGTTGACGATCTGGAACTGACTGTACGTTCGGCTAACTGCCTTAAGGCGGAAAACATCTACTACATCGGCGACCTGATTCAGCGTACCGAAGTAGAGCTGTTGAAGACTCCGAACCTTGGCAAGAAATCCTTGACTGAAATCAAGGACGTTCTGGCCTCCCGCGGTCTGTCCCTCGGCATGCGCCTCGACAACTGGCCGCCTGCAAGTCTTAAGAAGGACGACAAGGCGACTGCCTGA
- the rpsD gene encoding 30S ribosomal protein S4, which yields MARYIGPKCKLARREGTDLFLKSGVRAIESKCNIEAAPGIHGQRRGRQSDYGTQLREKQKVRRIYGVLERQFSGYYKEAAGKKGATGENLLQLLECRLDNVVYRMGFGSTRAESRQLVSHKSISVNGQTVNVPSYQVRAGDVVAVREKAKNQLRIVQALDLCAQRGRVEWVEVDTEKKSGVFKNVPARSDLSADINESLIVELYSK from the coding sequence ATGGCTCGTTACATTGGTCCAAAATGCAAACTCGCTCGTCGCGAAGGCACCGATCTCTTCCTGAAGAGCGGCGTGCGCGCGATCGAATCGAAGTGCAACATTGAAGCAGCACCTGGTATCCACGGCCAACGCCGCGGTCGCCAGTCCGATTACGGCACCCAACTGCGTGAAAAGCAGAAGGTCCGTCGTATCTACGGCGTTCTCGAGCGTCAGTTCAGCGGCTACTACAAAGAAGCTGCTGGCAAGAAAGGTGCAACCGGTGAAAACCTGCTGCAACTGCTCGAATGCCGTCTGGACAACGTTGTATACCGTATGGGCTTTGGTTCGACTCGTGCCGAATCCCGCCAGCTGGTATCGCACAAGTCGATCAGCGTTAACGGTCAGACCGTAAACGTTCCGTCGTATCAGGTTCGTGCTGGTGACGTGGTTGCAGTTCGCGAGAAAGCAAAAAACCAACTTCGCATTGTCCAAGCTCTCGATCTGTGTGCCCAACGTGGCCGCGTAGAATGGGTAGAAGTAGACACTGAGAAGAAGTCGGGCGTTTTCAAGAACGTTCCTGCTCGCAGTGATCTGTCCGCCGACATCAACGAAAGCCTGATTGTCGAGCTCTACTCCAAGTAA
- the rpsK gene encoding 30S ribosomal protein S11 codes for MAKPAARPRKKVKKTVVDGIAHIHASFNNTIVTITDRQGNALSWATSGGSGFRGSRKSTPFAAQVAAERAGQAALEYGLKNLDVNVKGPGPGRESAVRALNGCGYKIASITDVTPIPHNGCRPPKKRRV; via the coding sequence ATGGCAAAACCTGCTGCTCGTCCTCGTAAAAAAGTTAAAAAGACAGTGGTTGATGGCATCGCCCACATCCATGCATCTTTTAACAACACCATCGTGACCATTACCGACCGTCAAGGTAACGCTCTTTCTTGGGCTACCTCCGGTGGTTCGGGTTTCCGCGGTTCCCGCAAGTCCACCCCGTTTGCTGCTCAAGTAGCTGCTGAACGTGCTGGTCAAGCTGCGCTGGAATATGGCCTGAAAAACCTCGACGTTAATGTCAAAGGTCCAGGTCCAGGTCGTGAATCCGCAGTCCGCGCTTTGAACGGCTGTGGCTACAAGATCGCCAGCATCACCGACGTGACGCCAATCCCGCACAACGGGTGCCGTCCGCCGAAGAAGCGCCGCGTGTAA
- the rpsM gene encoding 30S ribosomal protein S13, protein MARIAGVNIPDNKHTVISLTYIYGVGRTTAQKICAVTGVNPAAKIKDLSDEQIEQLRGEVAKFTTEGDLRREINMKIKRLMDLGCYRGLRHRRGLPVRGQRTKTNARTRKGPRKPIRK, encoded by the coding sequence ATGGCCCGTATTGCAGGCGTTAACATTCCAGATAACAAGCATACTGTTATCTCGCTGACCTACATCTATGGTGTTGGTCGCACTACTGCACAGAAGATCTGTGCAGTGACTGGGGTAAACCCAGCAGCAAAGATCAAAGATCTGAGCGACGAGCAAATTGAACAGCTGCGTGGCGAAGTGGCGAAGTTCACCACTGAAGGTGATCTGCGTCGCGAAATCAACATGAAAATCAAGCGCTTGATGGACCTCGGTTGCTATCGCGGTCTGCGTCATCGTCGCGGTCTTCCAGTGCGCGGTCAGCGTACCAAGACCAACGCGCGTACCCGTAAAGGTCCGCGTAAGCCGATCCGCAAGTAA
- the rpmJ gene encoding 50S ribosomal protein L36 — protein sequence MKVRASVKKLCRNCKIIRREGVVRVICSAEPRHKQRQG from the coding sequence ATGAAAGTTCGTGCATCGGTGAAAAAGCTGTGCCGTAACTGCAAGATTATTCGCCGCGAAGGTGTTGTTCGAGTAATTTGCAGCGCGGAACCGCGTCACAAACAGCGCCAAGGCTGA
- the secY gene encoding preprotein translocase subunit SecY translates to MAKQGALSALGKGGMSELWARLRFLFLAIIVYRIGAHIPVPGINPDRLAELFRQNEGTILSLFNMFSGGALERMSIFALGIMPYISASIIMQLMTAVSPQLEQLKKEGEAGRRKIAQYTRYGTVVLALVQAIGMSIGLAGQGVSFTGDFGFHFVAVSTFVAGAMFMMWLGEQITERGVGNGISMLIFAGIVAGLPRAIGQSFESARQGDINIFALVAIGLLAVAIIGFVVFIERGQRRIAVHYAKRQQGRKVFAAQTSHLPLKVNMAGVIPAIFASSILLFPASLGTWFGQSEGMGWLQDISQSIAPGQPLNILLFSAGIIFFCFFYTALMFNPKDVAENLKKSGAFIPGIRPGEQSARYIDGVLTRLTLFGALYMTAVCLLPQFLVVAANVPFYLGGTSLLIVVVVVMDFMSQVQSHLVSHQYESLMKKANLKGYGSGMLR, encoded by the coding sequence ATGGCTAAGCAAGGTGCTCTCTCTGCGCTCGGCAAAGGCGGTATGTCTGAACTCTGGGCTCGTCTGCGTTTTCTGTTCCTGGCGATTATCGTCTACCGAATAGGCGCACACATCCCGGTTCCAGGTATCAACCCGGACCGACTCGCAGAACTGTTTCGACAGAATGAGGGGACCATTCTTAGCTTGTTCAACATGTTCTCCGGCGGCGCGCTGGAGCGGATGAGTATCTTTGCACTGGGGATCATGCCGTACATTTCGGCATCGATCATCATGCAGCTGATGACAGCCGTCAGCCCGCAGCTGGAGCAGTTGAAGAAGGAAGGTGAAGCTGGGCGTCGCAAGATTGCTCAGTACACCCGCTACGGCACTGTCGTTCTCGCTCTCGTTCAGGCAATTGGCATGTCCATTGGTCTGGCGGGGCAGGGCGTATCGTTCACTGGTGACTTTGGCTTCCATTTCGTCGCGGTATCCACTTTTGTGGCTGGTGCGATGTTTATGATGTGGCTGGGTGAGCAGATTACTGAGCGTGGTGTTGGCAACGGTATCTCGATGTTGATTTTCGCAGGTATCGTCGCCGGTCTTCCGAGAGCGATCGGGCAGTCTTTCGAGTCTGCGCGTCAGGGTGATATCAACATTTTTGCCCTGGTTGCGATCGGTTTGCTGGCAGTAGCGATTATCGGTTTTGTGGTGTTCATTGAGCGTGGTCAGCGTCGTATTGCTGTTCACTACGCCAAGCGTCAGCAGGGCCGCAAGGTCTTTGCTGCGCAGACTAGCCACTTGCCGCTGAAGGTGAACATGGCCGGTGTTATTCCGGCTATTTTCGCGAGCAGCATTTTGCTGTTCCCGGCTTCGTTGGGTACCTGGTTCGGTCAGTCTGAAGGTATGGGCTGGTTGCAGGACATCTCGCAGTCGATCGCTCCTGGTCAGCCGTTGAATATTCTGCTGTTTAGTGCAGGGATTATTTTCTTCTGCTTCTTCTATACGGCGTTGATGTTCAATCCGAAAGACGTAGCGGAAAACCTGAAGAAGTCCGGTGCCTTTATTCCGGGCATCCGTCCAGGCGAGCAGTCGGCGCGCTACATTGATGGCGTTCTGACCCGTTTGACCCTGTTCGGTGCTCTATATATGACGGCCGTATGTCTGTTGCCCCAGTTCCTGGTGGTTGCGGCAAACGTTCCGTTCTACCTTGGCGGGACCTCGTTGCTGATCGTGGTCGTGGTTGTGATGGACTTCATGTCCCAAGTACAATCGCACCTCGTTTCGCACCAGTACGAATCCCTGATGAAGAAAGCCAACCTGAAGGGTTACGGCAGCGGCATGTTGCGCTGA
- the rplO gene encoding 50S ribosomal protein L15 produces the protein MKLNDLSPAPGSRREKHRPGRGIGSGLGKTGGRGHKGQTSRSGGTIAPGFEGGQQPLHRRLPKFGFVSLKAMDRAEVRLSELAKVEGDIVTVQSLKDANVINVNVQRVKIMLSGEVTRAVTIGKGIGATKGARAAIEAAGGKFEE, from the coding sequence ATGAAACTCAATGATCTGAGTCCAGCGCCGGGTTCCCGTCGCGAAAAGCATCGTCCGGGCCGTGGTATCGGTAGCGGTTTGGGTAAGACTGGTGGCCGTGGTCACAAAGGTCAGACCTCCCGCTCCGGTGGCACCATCGCTCCAGGCTTTGAAGGCGGTCAACAGCCGCTGCATCGTCGCCTGCCGAAGTTCGGTTTCGTTTCCCTGAAAGCCATGGACCGCGCAGAAGTGCGTCTGTCCGAGCTGGCTAAAGTGGAAGGCGACATCGTCACCGTGCAGTCCCTGAAAGATGCCAACGTGATCAACGTCAACGTACAGCGTGTGAAAATCATGCTGTCCGGTGAAGTGACTCGCGCTGTCACTATCGGCAAGGGAATCGGCGCCACCAAAGGTGCGCGTGCGGCTATCGAAGCAGCTGGCGGCAAGTTCGAGGAATAA
- the rpmD gene encoding 50S ribosomal protein L30: MATVKVTLIKSMTGRIPNHKLCVKGLGLRRIGHTVEVQDTPENRGMINKAYYMLRVEG; this comes from the coding sequence ATGGCTACCGTTAAAGTAACGCTGATCAAAAGCATGACCGGCCGCATCCCTAACCACAAATTGTGCGTTAAGGGTCTGGGTCTGCGTCGCATCGGTCACACTGTAGAAGTCCAGGATACTCCCGAGAATCGCGGGATGATCAACAAGGCTTACTACATGCTGCGTGTCGAGGGTTAA
- the rpsE gene encoding 30S ribosomal protein S5, with the protein MSNNDQKRDEGYIEKLVQVNRVAKTVKGGRIFTFTALTVVGDGKGRVGFGRGKSREVPAAIQKAMEAARRNMIQVDLNGTTLQYAMKSAHGASKVYMQPASEGTGIIAGGAMRAVLEVAGVQNVLAKCYGSTNPVNVVHATFKGLKAMQSPESIAAKRGLTVKEIF; encoded by the coding sequence ATGTCAAATAACGACCAAAAGCGCGACGAAGGCTACATCGAGAAGCTGGTTCAAGTTAACCGCGTAGCCAAAACCGTTAAAGGCGGCCGTATCTTCACTTTCACCGCGTTGACCGTGGTTGGTGATGGTAAAGGGCGTGTTGGCTTCGGCCGTGGCAAGTCGCGTGAAGTGCCTGCTGCGATCCAGAAGGCAATGGAAGCTGCTCGCCGCAACATGATTCAAGTTGACCTGAACGGCACAACTCTGCAGTACGCAATGAAGTCCGCTCACGGCGCTTCGAAGGTGTACATGCAGCCTGCTTCTGAAGGTACCGGTATCATCGCTGGCGGCGCTATGCGTGCTGTCCTTGAAGTTGCTGGCGTTCAGAACGTTCTGGCCAAGTGCTACGGCTCGACTAACCCGGTAAACGTGGTTCACGCCACTTTCAAGGGTCTGAAAGCCATGCAATCTCCTGAGTCCATCGCTGCAAAGCGTGGCCTGACTGTCAAGGAGATCTTCTGA
- the rplR gene encoding 50S ribosomal protein L18: MTDKKVTRLRRARKARLKMHELEVVRLCVFRSSQHIYAQVISADGNKVLASASTLDKELRDGATGNIDAATKVGQLVATRAKAAGVSQVAFDRSGFKYHGRVKALADAAREAGLEF; encoded by the coding sequence ATGACCGACAAAAAAGTTACTCGACTGCGTCGCGCTCGCAAAGCACGCCTGAAAATGCACGAACTCGAAGTCGTGCGTCTCTGTGTGTTCCGCTCTTCGCAGCACATCTACGCCCAGGTCATCTCGGCCGACGGCAACAAAGTCCTGGCAAGCGCCTCGACTTTGGATAAAGAACTGCGTGATGGTGCCACTGGCAACATCGACGCGGCCACAAAGGTTGGCCAGCTGGTCGCTACGCGTGCTAAGGCCGCTGGCGTCTCGCAAGTGGCTTTCGACCGCTCTGGCTTCAAGTACCACGGCCGCGTTAAAGCGCTGGCTGATGCTGCTCGTGAAGCTGGGCTGGAGTTCTAA
- the rplF gene encoding 50S ribosomal protein L6: MSRVAKNPVKLPAGVEVKFAGQQLSVKGAKGTLELNIHSSVEIVEEAGELRFAARNGDQQTRAMAGTTRALVNNMVQGVSQGFERKLQLVGVGYKAQAKGQVLNLALGFSHPVDYELPEGITAETPSQTDILIKGIDKQLVGQVAAEIRDFRPPEPYKGKGVRYADEVVRRKEAKKK; this comes from the coding sequence ATGTCTCGCGTCGCTAAGAACCCCGTTAAGCTGCCAGCCGGTGTCGAAGTAAAATTCGCAGGCCAACAGCTTTCGGTGAAGGGTGCCAAGGGTACTCTTGAACTGAACATCCATTCGTCCGTTGAGATTGTTGAAGAAGCTGGTGAGCTGCGTTTTGCTGCTCGCAATGGCGATCAACAGACTCGCGCAATGGCCGGTACCACGCGTGCGTTGGTAAACAACATGGTCCAAGGCGTAAGCCAAGGCTTCGAGCGCAAGCTCCAGCTGGTCGGTGTTGGTTACAAAGCGCAAGCAAAAGGTCAGGTTTTGAACCTGGCTCTTGGCTTCTCGCACCCAGTGGATTACGAACTGCCGGAAGGCATCACCGCTGAGACTCCTAGCCAGACCGATATCCTGATCAAGGGCATCGACAAGCAGCTGGTAGGTCAAGTGGCCGCCGAGATCCGCGACTTCCGTCCACCAGAGCCGTACAAAGGCAAAGGTGTGCGCTACGCGGACGAAGTCGTCCGTCGTAAAGAAGCCAAGAAGAAGTAG
- the rpsH gene encoding 30S ribosomal protein S8, with protein MSMQDPLADMLTRIRNAQMAEKSVVSMPSSTLKVAVAKVLKDEGYIADFQITTDAKPSLSISLKYFEGRPVIEEVKRVSRPGLRQYKSVEDLPKVRGGLGVSIVSTNKGVMTDRAARAAGVGGEVLCTVF; from the coding sequence ATGAGTATGCAGGACCCGTTAGCGGACATGCTAACTCGAATCCGTAATGCCCAGATGGCTGAAAAGTCTGTCGTAAGCATGCCGTCTTCCACGCTGAAGGTGGCTGTAGCAAAAGTCCTGAAGGACGAAGGTTACATCGCGGATTTTCAGATCACCACCGACGCTAAGCCGTCGTTGTCCATCTCGCTGAAGTACTTCGAAGGCCGTCCGGTTATCGAAGAAGTGAAGCGCGTTAGTCGTCCAGGCCTGCGTCAGTACAAGTCCGTTGAAGATCTGCCGAAAGTTCGTGGCGGTCTTGGCGTGTCTATCGTCTCCACCAACAAAGGTGTGATGACGGATCGTGCTGCGCGCGCTGCCGGTGTCGGCGGCGAAGTTCTTTGCACTGTGTTCTAA
- the rpsN gene encoding 30S ribosomal protein S14 → MAKKSMKNRELKRQLTVAKYATKRAALKAIIVDLNASPEARWEATVALQKQPRDASASRMRNRCRLTGRPHGVYRKFGLGRNKLREAAMRGDVPGLVKASW, encoded by the coding sequence ATGGCCAAGAAGAGCATGAAAAACCGTGAGCTGAAGCGTCAGCTCACCGTTGCCAAGTACGCCACCAAGCGTGCAGCGCTGAAAGCTATCATCGTCGATCTGAACGCAAGTCCAGAAGCGCGTTGGGAAGCTACCGTAGCCCTGCAGAAGCAACCACGTGACGCAAGCGCTTCGCGCATGCGTAACCGTTGCCGCCTGACTGGTCGTCCGCACGGCGTTTACCGCAAGTTCGGCCTTGGCCGTAACAAGCTGCGTGAAGCTGCAATGCGTGGTGACGTTCCAGGTCTGGTTAAAGCCAGCTGGTAA
- the rplE gene encoding 50S ribosomal protein L5, translating into MARLKEIYRKEIAPKLKEELKLSNVMEVPRVTKITLNMGLGEAIGDKKVIEHAVADLEKITGQKVVVTYARKSIAGFKVREGWPIGVKVTLRRERMYEFLDRLLSISLPRVRDFRGLNAKSFDGRGNYSMGVKEQIIFPEIDYDKIDALRGLDITLTTTAKNDDEGRALLRAFKFPFRN; encoded by the coding sequence ATGGCACGACTAAAAGAGATTTACCGGAAGGAAATCGCTCCGAAACTTAAGGAAGAACTTAAGCTTTCGAACGTGATGGAAGTTCCGCGCGTTACCAAGATCACCCTGAACATGGGTCTGGGCGAAGCGATCGGCGACAAAAAAGTCATCGAGCACGCTGTTGCTGACCTGGAAAAGATCACCGGCCAGAAAGTCGTTGTGACCTACGCTCGTAAATCCATCGCTGGCTTCAAAGTCCGCGAAGGATGGCCGATCGGCGTCAAAGTGACTCTGCGCCGCGAGCGTATGTACGAGTTCCTGGATCGTCTGCTGTCGATCTCCCTGCCTCGGGTTCGCGACTTCCGCGGCCTGAATGCCAAGTCCTTCGATGGTCGTGGTAACTACAGCATGGGCGTGAAAGAGCAGATCATTTTCCCGGAAATCGATTACGACAAGATCGATGCTCTCCGCGGTCTGGACATTACCCTGACCACCACTGCCAAGAACGATGATGAAGGCCGCGCTCTGCTGCGTGCTTTCAAATTCCCGTTCCGCAACTGA
- the rplX gene encoding 50S ribosomal protein L24 — translation MQKIRRDDEIIVIAGKDKGKRGKVLKVLADNRLVVGGLNLVKRHTKPNPMSGVQGGIVEKEAPLHASNVAIFNGETNKADRVGFKVEDGKKIRVFKSTQKAVDA, via the coding sequence ATGCAAAAGATTCGTCGTGACGACGAGATCATCGTGATCGCCGGCAAAGACAAAGGTAAGCGCGGTAAGGTGCTGAAGGTTCTTGCTGACAACCGTCTGGTTGTTGGTGGTCTGAACCTGGTCAAGCGTCATACCAAGCCTAACCCGATGTCGGGCGTACAAGGCGGTATCGTCGAGAAAGAAGCGCCACTGCACGCTTCTAACGTCGCCATCTTCAATGGCGAAACCAACAAGGCTGACCGCGTTGGTTTCAAAGTAGAAGACGGTAAAAAAATTCGTGTCTTCAAGTCGACCCAAAAAGCGGTTGATGCTTGA
- the rplN gene encoding 50S ribosomal protein L14, with amino-acid sequence MIQTQSMLDVADNSGARRVMCIKVLGGSHRRYAGIGDIIKVTVKEAIPRGKVKKGQVMTAVVVRTRHGVRRADGSIIRFDGNAAVLLNNKQEPIGTRIFGPVTRELRTEKFMKIVSLAPEVL; translated from the coding sequence ATGATTCAGACTCAATCCATGCTCGATGTGGCCGATAACAGCGGCGCTCGCCGTGTTATGTGCATCAAGGTGCTGGGTGGCTCCCATCGTCGTTACGCTGGTATCGGTGACATCATCAAAGTTACCGTCAAGGAAGCAATTCCTCGCGGTAAAGTGAAAAAAGGCCAAGTGATGACTGCTGTTGTAGTCCGCACTCGTCACGGCGTACGTCGTGCTGATGGCTCCATTATCCGCTTTGATGGCAACGCTGCTGTTCTTCTGAACAACAAGCAAGAGCCGATCGGCACCCGTATCTTTGGGCCAGTGACCCGTGAACTTCGTACTGAGAAGTTCATGAAGATCGTCTCGCTCGCCCCAGAAGTGCTGTAA
- the rpsQ gene encoding 30S ribosomal protein S17 encodes MAEAEKTVRTLTGRVVSDKMDKTITVLIERRVKHPIYGKYVKRSTKLHAHDETNQCHIGDKVTIRETRPMAKTKSWALVDVLERAVEV; translated from the coding sequence ATGGCTGAAGCCGAAAAAACTGTCCGTACGCTGACTGGCCGTGTTGTCAGCGACAAGATGGACAAAACCATCACCGTTCTGATCGAGCGTCGCGTTAAGCACCCGATCTACGGTAAATACGTTAAGCGTTCGACTAAGCTGCACGCGCACGACGAAACCAATCAGTGCCACATCGGCGACAAAGTCACTATTCGTGAAACTCGTCCGATGGCCAAGACCAAGTCTTGGGCGCTGGTTGATGTTCTCGAACGCGCTGTGGAAGTCTAA
- the rpmC gene encoding 50S ribosomal protein L29: MKANELREKSAQQLNEQLLGLLRDQFNLRMQKATGQLGQSHLLSQVKRDIARVKTVLNQQAGK, encoded by the coding sequence ATGAAAGCGAATGAACTTCGTGAAAAATCCGCACAGCAGCTGAACGAGCAACTGCTCGGCTTGCTGCGCGACCAGTTCAATCTGCGTATGCAGAAAGCAACTGGCCAGTTGGGGCAGTCTCATCTGCTCTCGCAAGTTAAGCGTGACATCGCTCGCGTGAAGACTGTGCTCAACCAGCAGGCAGGTAAGTAA
- the rplP gene encoding 50S ribosomal protein L16 — protein sequence MLQPKRTKFRKQMTGHNRGLALRGSKVSFGEFALKSVARGRLTARQIESARRALTRHVKRGGKIWIRVFPDKPISKKPLEVRMGKGKGNVEYWVAQIQPGKVLYEIEGVSEELAREAFALAAAKLPLATSFVKRTVM from the coding sequence ATGTTGCAACCAAAGCGTACGAAGTTCCGCAAGCAGATGACCGGCCACAACCGTGGTCTGGCACTGCGCGGTAGCAAAGTCAGCTTCGGCGAGTTCGCGCTGAAGTCTGTTGCTCGTGGTCGTCTCACCGCTCGTCAGATCGAGTCAGCGCGTCGTGCTCTGACCCGTCACGTAAAACGTGGCGGCAAGATCTGGATCCGTGTATTCCCGGACAAGCCGATCTCCAAAAAACCTCTCGAGGTTCGTATGGGTAAAGGTAAGGGTAACGTGGAGTACTGGGTTGCCCAGATTCAGCCAGGCAAAGTCCTGTATGAAATCGAGGGTGTTTCTGAAGAGCTGGCGCGTGAGGCTTTCGCCCTGGCTGCTGCAAAGCTGCCGCTCGCCACCTCCTTTGTTAAACGGACGGTGATGTGA
- the rpsC gene encoding 30S ribosomal protein S3, with the protein MGQKVHPIGIRLGIVKEHTSVWYADGRTYADYLFADLKVREYLQDKLKSASVSRIDIHRPAQTARITIHTARPGIVIGKKGEDVEKLRQDLTKQMGVPVHINIEEIRKPELDGMLVAQSVAQQLERRVMFRRAMKRAVQNAMRIGAKGIKIQVSGRLGGAEIARTEWYREGRVPLHTLRADIDYANYEAHTTYGVIGVKVWIFKGEVIGGRQEELKPQAPAPRKKAAK; encoded by the coding sequence ATGGGTCAGAAAGTACATCCCATTGGCATTCGCCTGGGAATCGTCAAGGAGCACACCTCCGTCTGGTACGCAGACGGTCGGACTTATGCGGACTACTTGTTCGCAGATCTGAAAGTGCGTGAGTATCTCCAAGACAAACTAAAAAGCGCGTCCGTAAGCCGTATCGATATCCATCGTCCGGCCCAAACTGCACGCATCACCATCCACACCGCTCGTCCAGGTATCGTTATCGGGAAGAAAGGTGAAGATGTTGAGAAACTGCGTCAGGACCTGACCAAGCAAATGGGTGTGCCTGTGCACATCAATATCGAAGAGATCCGCAAGCCGGAGCTCGACGGTATGCTGGTTGCGCAGAGCGTAGCTCAGCAGCTGGAGCGTCGTGTAATGTTCCGTCGCGCTATGAAGCGCGCAGTACAGAACGCCATGCGCATTGGTGCCAAAGGCATCAAAATCCAAGTGAGCGGTCGTCTCGGCGGTGCTGAAATCGCACGTACTGAATGGTATCGCGAAGGTCGTGTGCCATTGCACACCCTGCGTGCCGACATCGACTATGCCAACTACGAAGCTCACACCACCTACGGTGTGATCGGTGTAAAGGTTTGGATCTTCAAAGGCGAAGTAATTGGTGGTCGCCAAGAAGAGCTGAAGCCACAAGCACCAGCGCCTCGTAAAAAAGCTGCTAAGTAA
- the rplV gene encoding 50S ribosomal protein L22, with protein sequence MEVAAKLSGARISAQKARLVADQIRGKKVGEALNLLAFSSKKAAEIMKKVLESAVANAEHNEGADVDDLKVSTVFVNEGRSLKRIMPRAKGRADRIVKRSCHITVKVADK encoded by the coding sequence ATGGAAGTAGCCGCTAAGTTGTCGGGCGCTCGAATCTCCGCCCAGAAAGCCCGCTTGGTCGCCGACCAGATCCGCGGGAAGAAGGTGGGCGAAGCGCTCAACCTGTTGGCTTTCAGCAGTAAGAAAGCCGCCGAGATCATGAAGAAAGTGCTGGAGTCGGCCGTAGCCAACGCCGAGCATAACGAAGGCGCAGACGTTGATGACCTTAAGGTCAGCACCGTATTCGTCAACGAAGGGCGTTCGCTGAAGCGCATCATGCCACGTGCCAAAGGCCGTGCTGATCGCATCGTCAAGCGGTCTTGCCATATCACTGTCAAGGTTGCTGACAAGTAA
- the rpsS gene encoding 30S ribosomal protein S19 yields the protein MPRSLKKGPFIDLHLLKKIEVAAEKNDRKPIKTWSRRSMILPQMVGLTIAVHNGRQHVPVLVNEDMVGHKLGEFAGTRNYRGHVADKKAKR from the coding sequence GTGCCACGTTCTCTGAAAAAAGGTCCTTTTATTGATCTTCACCTACTGAAGAAGATCGAAGTGGCGGCGGAAAAGAACGATCGCAAACCAATTAAAACCTGGTCGCGTCGTTCCATGATCCTGCCACAAATGGTCGGTCTGACCATCGCAGTACACAACGGTCGTCAGCACGTCCCAGTTCTCGTTAACGAAGACATGGTCGGCCACAAACTGGGCGAGTTCGCCGGTACCCGCAACTATCGCGGGCACGTGGCTGACAAGAAAGCCAAGCGTTAA